In the Sandaracinus amylolyticus genome, GCGCGCCTCCGACGAGCGACGCACCTCGTCGAGCTCCAGCAGCACCGCGCCCCGCAGATCCTCGGTCCACCCGCGATCCGCGATCGGATCGATCGCATCCGCGATCGGCTGCGCGAGCAGCGCGAGCACCGCGCGACGCAGCGCGCGCAGATGGAACGCCTGCACCACGTCGACCGGGAACACCTGCGCGAATCGATCGGAGACGATCACCACGCCCGGCGCGGTCGCCGCGAGCTCGGTGCGCGTCGGCACGTCGAGCAGATCGATGCGCGCGGGCAGCGCGATGCGGAGCCACCGCGCGGTCGCGATCGCGGGCTCGAGCGCCTGCCGCATGAGCCCGATGCGATCGACGTGCACCAGATCGGCGAGGCCTGCGGCGCCGGGCACCTCGCTCCGGGGCGCCACGTAGATCGGCTCGAACGAGGTCCACGCCACGTCGACGCCCGCGATGCGCGCGGTCCAGCGATGCAGGCGCGACGCGAGCAGCGCGGGAACGTACGGCACCTCGCGCTCCACGCTGGTGCGACCGCGCGCGACCTGCCCGCCGAGCCAGAGCTCGCCGTCGTCCATCTCGATCGACACGCGATGCGGCACGACGAAGCGCCATCCATCGTCCTCGCCGACGACCAGCGGATACCAAGGCCCCGCGAGCGCGACCGTTCCGCCGTCGCGCCCGAGACGACCGAAGCGCGCGGGCACGCGCAGCCGCATCGCGATCACGATCTCGATCGTGCGCGCCGCACCGCTCGTGATCGGGATCACGAGATCGCCACCGCGCGCATCGCGCCCGCGGTCGCCGCCCTCCTCGCGATCCCAGCGCGGCTCGATCTCGGCGCCATCGATCGACACACGATCGATCGCGACCTCGCCGTGCTCGACATCGCCCGGATAGAGCCAGCGCCAGGTGCGCTCACCGAGCGCGCGCGGCGCCACCGACAAGCGATCCGCGTACACCCAGAGCCGCACCTCGTGCTCGCCCTCGGCGACCCGCACCGTGACGCGCTCCTCGATCGCGAGCGCGCCTGCATCGCGATCGACGCGCGCGCTCACGTTGTAGCGCTCTGGCTCCGCGGCCTCGGCGATGCCGGCGCTCCACGCGAGCAGCGCGATGGCGACGAACCACGTGCATCGCGGCGCGCGTGGTGCGAGGCTGGTCGTGCGCAGATGAACCAACTGGATCTCGTCTGGCCCGGCGTGGTGGTCGTGCTCTCGGTGGCGGGAGCGATCGTCGTGCGTGTCGTCGCGATGCAGGCAGAGCGCGCCGCGAGGGCGCGGCATCGCCGTCTCATCGACGAGGTGTGGCACGAACGTCGTGGTGGTGGCGATCGCGAACGTGCGACGGATGCCTCCACGAGCGCGCAGGATTCGTCGACGAACGTGGGCTCGCCGCAGCGATGATGCTTGACGTTCGGCGACCGGTGGAACCAAGGTTGCTAAGATCGCGATGGCCTCGAACGAGGCTCTTGCGTCAGAGGTCTCCGAGACGGAGCGCTGGAGACCTCGTCGTGAACGAACGCGCGGCTCGTGCGCTGCACGATCCGACGCTTCGGATCCGTCCACCCCATCCCCCCGGAGGAAGCGTATGGGACGTCTGATCGGGTACATGGCGAACCGGACGGACCGCCTCGCGGACGCGCTCACCGAGGAGAGGATCGCCGTCGGTCCTGCGTCCGACATCGATGCCGACGCCTGGGGCATCGGCTTCTATCAGGGCGGCGAAGTCCTCCACAAGAAGCGGCCACGGTCGGACCGTGACTCGCTCGCCTGGAGCGAGGTCGCGGGGAACGTGCGCAGCGATTGCGCCGTGATCCACTTCCGCACCGCCACCGTGGGCGACTACCGCTCCGAGAACACGCATCCGTTCCGGATGCGCCAGTGGATCTTCGCGCACAACGGCACGGTCAGCGGCTTCGACGCGGTGCGCCAGGCGATGCTCGAGCCGATGCCGGACTTCCTGCAGCGGAACATCCGCGGCACGACCGACAGCGAGCACGTCTTCCACGCGCTGCTCTCGTTCCTCCACGACCGCGGCCAGCTCGACAACCCCGACATCGACTCGAAGATCGTGCTCGGCGCGATCCGCTCGACGATCGCGCTGGTCGATCGCCTGGTCTCGGAGATCGGCGCCCCGCCCGCGACGCTCGGGTTCGTGCTCACCAACGGCCGCCAGATGTACGCGGTGCGTCGCGGCGGTCCGATGCACTTCGTCGAGCGCGATCTGCTCGGTGAGGCACGCAGCCCGGCGAGCACGTTCCGCTACGTGATGGTCGCGAGCAACGGGCCCGAGGCACCGCCCGACTGGCGCGCGCTGAAGGAAGGCCAGGCGCTCGTGATCGGGCGCGATCTCTCGACGTCGACCGTCGATCTCTGAGCGAGCTTTTCACCACGGCGCCCGAAAAGCGCGCCGGTTCGTGGAGCGATGCCCCCGAATCGTGATAGGACACCTCGCTGACATGAGCTCGACACCGCGCGTCGCCTTCGTGGGCTCCGGGGGAGCGACCAAGGGCATCGCCCACCTGGGCGTGCTCAAGGCGATGGAAGAGCTCGGCCTCGCGCCAGACGTCTTCGTCGGCGCGAGCACAGGCGCGATCGCGGGCGCGTTCTTCGCGGAAGGCTTCACCGCGGATCAAATGGTCGACTGGCTGCGTCCGTTCTGGATGCGCAACGACAAGGACGGAGCGCTCAAGGGCCGCTACTTCCTCGGCGCGCCGAACAAGGATCAGTGGCGCTCGCCGGGGTGGCTCACGAGCGGTCTCTTCTCGATCGATCGCTTCGAGCGCTTCCTGCGCGAGCGCCTGCCGGTCAACGACTTCCGCAAGCTCACGCGCCCTCTGCTCGTGACCGCGACCGACGTCGACGGGCGCGGGCGCGTGGTGTTCGGCAAGGGCTACCTCGACGACGTGCCGATCAGCCAGGCCGTCGCGGCGAGCTCGTGCGTGCCGGTGCTGTTCCGGCCCTATCGCATCGGCGATCGGTACTACATGGACGGCGAGCTGGTGCGCACGCTGTCGATCGATCTCGCGGTCGAGGCGGGCGCGGACGTCGTCGTGATCTCGAACGTGTACCGCCCCCACGTGACGCGCCCCGGCGAGACGTCGCTGGTGCACGGCGGCGTGGGCGCGATGATCCGCCAGACCGCGAACGTGATCCTGAGCGAGAAGGAGAAGCGCGGGATCGATCTGATCCATCGCCTCTATCCGCACCTCACGATCCTCAACGTGTCGGCGGACCTCGGTCGTTATTCGTTCCTCGATCGCGGCAACGCGCGACACCTGCTCCAGCGCGGCTATCGCGAGGCGCTCAAGGTGCTCGCGGCGGCGAAGCAGCGCGGCGTGTTCGACGTGCGCTCGAACGTGCGCACGATCGGCAAGGCCTAAGCGGTCTCGCTCGCGATCCACGCGAGGTACGCGTCCGATCCGCGGATGATCGGGAGCGCGACGATCTCCGGCGTCTCGTACGGATGGCTCGCGAGCACGTGATCACGCACACGCTCGAAGAGCGATGCGCGCGTCTTGATCAGGCACTGCGCCTCGGCGTCGATCTGCACCTCGCCCTTCCAGCGGTAGATCGAGCGAAGGCCGGGGATCACGTTCACGCACGCGGCGAGGCGCGCTTCGACCAGCGAGTGCCCGAGCGTCTCGCCCACTTCGACGCTCGGCACGGTGCAGAGGATCACGATCGCGTCGTCGCTCATGCGCGCAGACTATCGCGCGATGACGCGGGGATCTTCTCCGGGCCGCACGATCAGCGCGCCGTGCCCTTCGTGCGTGAGATCGACGAGCGGGTCGCGCCCTGCGCTCGTCAGCTCGAAGTGCATCACGAGATCGCCGGGCTGCAGCTCGGACGCGAGCGGCTCGCCCGCGATGCTCGTGGCGATCGGCTCCACTCGGATCGACTCGACCTCGACGAGATCCTCGAAGCGCGCATCGGGCGGCAGCCGCGTCATTCGGGCTCGCGTGAGCAGCTGACCGGCGAACGCGCTGCCCGAGGTCCGCGTCCGCGTGCGCCCCGCGCGCAGCGAGCCGCCGTGGAAGACCTCCTCACCGAGCGTCGCCTCGAGGGTCTCGCGATCGCCCTCGACGATCGCGGTGACGAGCGCGACGAGCAGCTCGCGCGCTTGATCCTCGCCGCCCGCCGCGACCACGCCGACGAGCTCACCGGTGCTCGGGGCGCTCTCGGGCGCGGGCACGTGCGCCGGTGGATCGCGATGGGTCGAGGGCGCGCTCGGAGCGCGCACCGGAGGCACGCTCGGCGCGCAGCCGACGATCACGAGCCACGCGATCGCCGCGCGCCCTCGCGCGAGCATCAGTCCGGGGGAGCCGAGCCGCGCATCGCGCGACGGTTCAGATCCGAGAGATGACGGCGGACGTCCGTCGCGAACGCCGCGCGCGGCCAGCGCCGGAGGTACGTGCGCATCGCGGCGCGCGCCTCGTCGATCTCGCCGAGGCTCTCCGCGCACTGCGCGAAGAGCAGCAATCCGTCGTCCTGCAGCTCGCGGTCGACCGTCTGCTCCGCGACCTCGGCCGCGTACTGCTTGGCGAGCGTGTCGTTGCCGAGGTGGCGCAGCG is a window encoding:
- a CDS encoding class II glutamine amidotransferase — protein: MGRLIGYMANRTDRLADALTEERIAVGPASDIDADAWGIGFYQGGEVLHKKRPRSDRDSLAWSEVAGNVRSDCAVIHFRTATVGDYRSENTHPFRMRQWIFAHNGTVSGFDAVRQAMLEPMPDFLQRNIRGTTDSEHVFHALLSFLHDRGQLDNPDIDSKIVLGAIRSTIALVDRLVSEIGAPPATLGFVLTNGRQMYAVRRGGPMHFVERDLLGEARSPASTFRYVMVASNGPEAPPDWRALKEGQALVIGRDLSTSTVDL
- a CDS encoding Tim44 domain-containing protein, yielding MLARGRAAIAWLVIVGCAPSVPPVRAPSAPSTHRDPPAHVPAPESAPSTGELVGVVAAGGEDQARELLVALVTAIVEGDRETLEATLGEEVFHGGSLRAGRTRTRTSGSAFAGQLLTRARMTRLPPDARFEDLVEVESIRVEPIATSIAGEPLASELQPGDLVMHFELTSAGRDPLVDLTHEGHGALIVRPGEDPRVIAR
- a CDS encoding patatin-like phospholipase family protein encodes the protein MSSTPRVAFVGSGGATKGIAHLGVLKAMEELGLAPDVFVGASTGAIAGAFFAEGFTADQMVDWLRPFWMRNDKDGALKGRYFLGAPNKDQWRSPGWLTSGLFSIDRFERFLRERLPVNDFRKLTRPLLVTATDVDGRGRVVFGKGYLDDVPISQAVAASSCVPVLFRPYRIGDRYYMDGELVRTLSIDLAVEAGADVVVISNVYRPHVTRPGETSLVHGGVGAMIRQTANVILSEKEKRGIDLIHRLYPHLTILNVSADLGRYSFLDRGNARHLLQRGYREALKVLAAAKQRGVFDVRSNVRTIGKA
- the cutA gene encoding divalent-cation tolerance protein CutA, yielding MSDDAIVILCTVPSVEVGETLGHSLVEARLAACVNVIPGLRSIYRWKGEVQIDAEAQCLIKTRASLFERVRDHVLASHPYETPEIVALPIIRGSDAYLAWIASETA